A genomic stretch from Oncorhynchus tshawytscha isolate Ot180627B linkage group LG07, Otsh_v2.0, whole genome shotgun sequence includes:
- the LOC112254634 gene encoding protein transport protein Sec61 subunit alpha: MGIKFLEVIKPFCAVLPEIQKPERKIQFREKVLWTAITLFIFLVCCQIPLFGIMSSDSADPFYWMRVILASNRGTLMELGISPIVTSGLIMQLLAGAKIIEVGDTPKDRALFNGAQKLFGMIITIGQAIVYVMTGMYGDPSDMGAGICLLIIIQLFVAGLIVLLLDELLQKGYGLGSGISLFIATNICETIVWKAFSPTTVNTGRGTEFEGAIIALFHLLATRTDKVRALREAFYRQNLPNLLNLLATVFVFGVVIYFQGFRVDLPIKSARYRGQYNTYPIKLFYTSNIPIILQSALVSNLYVISQMLSTRFSGNFLVNLLGTWSDTSSGGPARAYPVGGLCYYFSPPESFGSVLDDPIHAAIYICFMLGSCAFFSKTWIEVSGSSAKDVAKQLKEQQMVMRGHRETSMVHELNRYIPTAAAFGGLCIGGLSVMADFLGAIGSGTGILLAVTIIYQYFEIFVKEQSEVGSMGALLF; the protein is encoded by the exons ATGGGCA TCAAATTCCTGGAGGTAATAAAGCCGTTCTGCGCAGTATTACCTGAAATCCAGAAACCTGAAAGAAAG ATCCAGTTCAGAGAGAAGGTACTATGGACAGCCATCACTCTCTTCATTTTCCTTGTCTGCTGCCAG ATTCCCCTTTTTGGCATCATGTCCTCAGACTCTGCAGATCCCTTCTACTGGATGAGAGTCATTCTGGCCTCCAACAGAG GTACCCTGATGGAGCTGGGAATCTCTCCCATAGTCACCTCCGGCCTAATCATGCAGCTCCTGGCCGGAGCTAAGATCATTGAGGTGGGAGACACCCCCAAAGACAGGGCCCTCTTCAACGGAGCACAGAAAT TGTTTGGTATGATCATCACCATTGGTCAGGCCATCGTGTATGTGATGACTGGAATGTACGGAGACCCCTCCGATATGGGCGCTGGGATCTGTCTGCTCATCATCATCCAG CTGTTTGTGGCAGGTCTAATCGTGCTGCTGCTGGATGAACTGCTGCAGAAGGGCTATGGTCTGGGTTCTGGTATCTCCCTGTTCATTGCCACCAACATCTGTGAGACAATTGTCTGGAAGGCCTTCAGCCCCACCACTGTCAACACTGGCAGAG GTACAGAGTTTGAGGGAGCCATCATTGCCCTCTTCCACCTGCTGGCCACGCGAACAGACAAAGTGCGCGCCCTGAGAGAGGCCTTCTACCGCCAGAACCTGCCAAATCTTTTGAACCTCCTCGCCACCGTTTTCGTCTTTGGTGTAGTCATATACTTCCAG GGCTTCAGGGTGGACCTGCCCATCAAGTCTGCCCGTTACCGTGGCCAGTACAACACTTATCCCATCAAGCTCTTCTACACCTCCAACATTCCCATCATCCTCCAGTCTGCCCTCGTGTCCAACCTATACGTCATCTCTCAGATGCTCTCCACTCGCTTCAGTGGCAACTTCCTGGTTAACCTGCTGGGCACCTGGTCT GACACATCGTCAGGCGGTCCAGCTCGTGCCTACCCAGTGGGTGGGCTCTGTTACTACTTCTCTCCCCCGGAGTCGTTTGGCTCGGTCCTAGACGACCCCATCCACGCTGCCATCTACATCTGCTTCATGCTGGGATCCTGTGCCTTTTTCTCCAAGACCTGGATCGAGGTGTCTGGCTCTTCTGCCAAAGAT GTGGCTAAGCAGCTAAAGGAGCAGCAGATGGTGATGAGGGGTCACAGAGAGACCTCTATGGTTCATGAACTCAACAG GTACATCCCCACAGCGGCGGCCTTTGGTGGTCTCTGTATCGGCGGTCTATCTGTCATGGCGGACTTCCTGGGTGCTATTGGCTCTGGCACGGGTATCCTGCTGGCTGTCACCATCATTTACCAGTACTTTGAGATATTCGTCAAGGAGCAGAGTGAAGTGGGCAGCATGGGAGCCCTGCTCTTCTAG